From Deinococcus aquaticus, one genomic window encodes:
- a CDS encoding 2'-5' RNA ligase family protein produces the protein MSPSFLLAALPPPDLTGRVRAFRASHALRDAADTPHVTVKARSGLTGDLHWVPAARAVMAATAPLTLTVGGPAVFGNGSALFLRVESADLVRLHVALLDALRPARRFGYEGPHLTPHLSVALARRGLDLPALLPAAQAAFADLTDHPLTFTAQAVTLMRKPGPGAPYQPAGDWLLGTDGPPGLD, from the coding sequence GTGTCTCCCTCATTCCTGCTGGCTGCTCTGCCGCCCCCTGACCTGACCGGGCGGGTCCGTGCCTTCCGCGCCAGTCACGCTTTGCGGGACGCGGCCGACACGCCGCACGTGACCGTCAAGGCCCGCAGCGGACTGACCGGGGACCTGCACTGGGTCCCGGCAGCGCGGGCGGTTATGGCAGCCACTGCGCCCCTGACCCTGACTGTGGGCGGCCCGGCCGTCTTCGGGAACGGCAGTGCCCTGTTCCTGCGGGTGGAGAGTGCGGACCTCGTGCGCCTGCACGTGGCGCTGCTGGACGCCCTGCGGCCCGCCCGGCGATTCGGGTACGAGGGACCGCACCTGACGCCACACCTGTCCGTGGCGCTGGCCCGGCGCGGCCTGGACCTGCCCGCCCTGCTGCCCGCCGCGCAGGCGGCCTTCGCGGACCTGACGGACCACCCATTGACCTTCACCGCGCAGGCCGTCACGCTGATGCGCAAACCCGGTCCCGGCGCCCCGTACCAGCCCGCCGGGGACTGGCTGCTCGGTACAGACGGGCCGCCGGGTCTGGACTGA
- a CDS encoding SDR family NAD(P)-dependent oxidoreductase, whose translation MNTLIIGATGGIGAATARALAAQGDTLTLSGRNEATLGALAAELGAAHHVADVGYESHVRALLDGLEPLDTLIYAAGAALPEPLKDADPGHVRAVWNANYFGALWVLKHGLGRLNPGARVYLIGAKPELVTARGFSQYAASKAALARAAEIARLETRGTDITLVLPPAVDTALWAQVGRVPRGAVTPDVVAQAIAADRAGPAQTELIL comes from the coding sequence ATGAACACCCTGATCATCGGAGCGACCGGCGGGATCGGCGCAGCCACGGCCCGCGCCCTGGCCGCGCAGGGCGACACCCTGACCCTCAGCGGGCGGAACGAGGCGACCCTCGGCGCCCTGGCTGCCGAACTGGGCGCGGCCCACCACGTCGCCGACGTGGGGTACGAGAGTCACGTCCGCGCGCTGCTGGACGGCCTCGAACCGCTGGATACGCTGATCTACGCGGCGGGCGCGGCCCTCCCGGAACCCCTGAAAGACGCCGATCCCGGCCACGTGCGGGCCGTGTGGAACGCCAATTACTTCGGGGCGCTGTGGGTCCTCAAGCACGGTCTGGGCCGCCTGAATCCCGGTGCGCGCGTGTACCTGATCGGCGCGAAACCCGAACTGGTCACCGCGCGCGGTTTCAGCCAGTACGCGGCCAGCAAGGCCGCCCTGGCCCGCGCCGCCGAGATCGCCCGCCTCGAAACGCGCGGCACCGACATTACCCTGGTCCTGCCACCCGCCGTGGACACGGCGCTGTGGGCGCAGGTGGGTCGCGTGCCGCGCGGCGCCGTGACGCCCGATGTGGTCGCCCAGGCCATCGCCGCCGACCGCGCCGGCCCCGCGCAGACCGAACTGATCCTCTGA